CTGCCCTAACTCCAGCTTCCCAACACCATCTCCTCACCACCTCCCTGCCTCCCCTAGCAGACTCCTGCAGACCTCCAGCTGCTTcttgggtctctggtttggtagcatCCATAGTCTGGGGGCCAGTATCCATGTTAGTAATGGAGTAACCTAGTGCTGTGTTGAACGTGATGATGTCTCCAGACATAATGTGGACGGGACTTCCTGGAGAGATGTAAGACGCTCTCCACCCCTGAATCCAGACAGTGCCAACAAACCCCCTCCCTCCCACACCAGAAATGATTCAAACAAGCCCAGCTTGACAAGGAAATGGGTTTGTCAGGATTGATAGAGCATTAGACGGCATATGGAGAGCTGCCCTCACTTGAATTATCACAGCTATCTGTCCCATCACAAATCACCCTTCATCCCCAGTCCAGTACATcctacacatatttttaaaatatttttttcttttatttatttgaaagagaagcaaagaggcagggagagtaaaaataaataaataaaagaaaagaatgggcacaccaaggccttaaAGCCGCTGTAAACCATGtggcattgtgcacttgcatcaccctgcatctggcttatgtgggacctggagattagaatATGatttcttagggttcacaggcaaagcaccttaactgctcagccatctctctagcctacatCCTATGTTTTTATTGAAAACGTTATTATGTGAAAatactgcaaattggtcatattcccactgggttatattcttttttattttttaacagattccataattatagataataaaccatggtaattccccccacacacacacacactttgcctttgcaactccattctccatcatatcccctccccctctccatcagcctctctcttattttgatgtcatcatcgttttctcctattatgatggtcttgtataggtagtgtcgggcactgtgaggtcatggatatccaggccattttgtgttggaggagcacgttgtaaggagtccttcccttccttcgactcttacattctttccatcacttcttccacaatggaccctgagccttggaaggtgtgatagagatgtttcagtgctgagcactcctatcccttcttctcagcaccatggtgcctgtgGGTTATATTCTTATGTCCTCTCtgcccacccccattccactaagggtcctccttagtgggattagtggcaatcactgtggggtcatgatgcACAGTCAGTGCCTGGGGGAGGGGCAATGTCTCAGagtacatcttccctccctgtggctcttacattctttctggccccttctgtgatgtttcctgagccttagatGGTGTGTTGTAAGTCTCCTTTAGCGTTGAGCACTGAGCAGCCTCTGCTTTTCTGCTTGGGtgagttttgtgtctcctcagTGTCGACCGCCATCTCCCTAGAGAAGACCTTCAGGTTAGCAGTGAAAGCAGGGCTCGTATTTAACCTGCCACTTCTTCTGTACTGCTTCCTGGACCCTGGCACATGGGATAGAGATGACTGATCTCATTCCAAgcagttggttttcttttcttgtcatactgaggGGTCCGGGGTCTCCTGAGCATTCACTGCCATCGGTAAAAAAACAGATTCCctagccaagagtgagaacagcatggatcaaaggaaTAAACATAGAAATTTAGaaagaagactttttgatgggcataatgtcTTCTTTCCACCAAGGAATAGTAGAAGCTTGCCTTGAGGGCCTGTGATCTTTCAAAccacaggcttctgacttggttcgaAGTACCAGGTATGAGCTCCCTATCTAGGGAGCAGTTGATTGCCTACATAGCCTGCATGCCTCTGTCACACCACTTAATTTTATAGCTTGCATGATCCCTGTTTCTTCTCACTGTTTGGtacctctgaattttttttatattttttttttatttattttacagagaaagggggagagagagagagagggagcacgccagggcctctagccactgcaaatgaactccagacttgagcactcccttgtgcatctggctaatgtgggtcatggagaatcgaaccagggtcctgctaagccatccctccagcctgtaccTCCTAATTTATAGAGTTCTAAGTTACGGCATATCCAGAAGGCATGTTTGACTGCACTCCATCTTTGTCATTATGAGAAACTTGGAAGGTCTCAGCAAAATACTATCAGACTgtgggaaagatggctttgttttgttttagcctACCACAGAGCTTCAGTCAGCTAGGTGGGGTTGACCCCAAGAAAATGGTAAGAGCCACTGGAGTAGAAGTGCTGAAGCTGTCACCCCACCTGTGCCTCTGACATCCTATACACATCTTCCCCATGTTTCAGAGCTTTCAACAGGTCAAGAGTCAGAAACACAATAAAAGAGGCCAAGGCACGGCATGGCCAGCCGAGTGCAAGGGTGAGAGAGGAGGCACTGTGGGCCTCACTGAAGGTGATCCAGGCTGCACAGGAGTGATTTTCTCAGCCAGGCTGACTAGCAATCAACACCATGAACCAGGGAGGAGACCAGATGTTAGGAAGTGTTTGCCAGTGCCTCTGTGTGTAAATCTAGGCACACACAATGCATATTTATAATATACAcagtgtaaaaataaatataaaagttacCTCCATTCCATTGCTGAGAGATAATCTCACAAAGAAGCATTTATTTAGCTCCAAGCTTCAAGTGGATTCTTGGGAGACATGGGGTAGCAGGAACCTAAGGCCCCACGTTATGAGACTTTCAACACAGCTCCATTACTGAACTTCCCTCCAAGGCCTCCCATATTCCACTGCCCCCACCAACCTGTCTAATGTCACAACATCCTCAGACAGGATGGAGCCCCAAATCACAGGTCACTGGCTTGTTTGTGGGACAGGAAGCCAGGATAACACATTGAATAAAGAATCCTTCCCATTTGCTCCCTTGTCATCCTATCAATTCCAGGAATCGACTTGATAAATATTGACCTGCTGCTGTGGTTGTCAAACACCACCCTGTGGGCAGGAGGGTGTGCAgagctgtggggctggagctGGATTCAGCTGGTGGCTTCTCTCTGTGAGTACTGTACTCTTATATGACatggtgctctctctctcgcgcgctctctctctctctctttctctcttgctttagaGGTAGAAATGGGAACAGCAAGTCCCCTGGACAACGCACGGAGTATTGCCTCTGAATCTTGGAGCTGTATGACTTCTGgttttcattaactttttaaGGAACCCCTGTCCCACGAGAAATATAATACAGGGACTCCAAGTATGCCAGACGGACAGATGAGGAAGCCGAAGTGGAGcccaaagaaaaatgataaaatttattggGTACTCAATTATATGGAGTCATGTTTAAAAATTTAGGCCTGGAATTAAATCTTGCTGACTCTGAGTCTCAGTTTGTTCATCTGCATAACTGGGATAAGAATCCCCATGCCTTAAAGGTCTCCTAAAGATTAAATTAAACAAATGCACAAGTTTGTGTTTCCCAAAGGGCCACCACATTTGAGCAGGACCATTTTTTATTTGTGCACAACTCTCCTGGCCATTCCAAGAGCTTTCATTGTTTCAGTCTCACCCACAGGCAACAAACAATAGCATCCTATCTTCAAGTCATTGATATAACCCAAAATGCCGCCCCATAGCCTCCCACGCATTTACAAACACTTCTGTTGGCAAGCCAGTGCTGCAATGTGCCCAGTGTCCCCAACACTGTAACACTTAAAAACGGGACTATTACAGTTCATGAATAGGGTTCTCAATCTTCTCCTAGGAACTTTCTGGAAAAGATCCTAGAAGTAAGAGGTAATTAGATTATCATTGCACCCAGCCTTGGTAGAAAGGGGAGAAAAACTCCCACAGTGTCCTTTCCACAGGGGGTTAGACATTGTACAGCGTATGATAGTGGAAGAAGGCGGCATTGTCACCTACATTTCGCAAAAGGAGACCTTCAGATACAACGTGATTTACTGCAGAGCCTTGTTCAAGCTAAGCCCCGCCCCCTGGCTACAATTCAAGCCTTCTGCAAGTCTGAGAGGCCTTGAGGGCAGTAGGGTAGGAAAAGGTGCTaaattaaataggaaaaaaacacagcaaagtggggctggggagataggatAGTTGGTAAAGTGTCTgtcttataagcatgaggacttgagtttgatcctcagaacccacatgaacaAATCCAGGTCTGGTGGGGCATGctggtcatcccagcactgggaaggtaggaCAGGTAGAGATCcccggagctcactggccagctggtgtggcttattttgccagttcctagccaatgagagaccctagcTTTAAAAAGATGGTCAGTGTCTGAGGAACAGCACTCGACGTTGTCcgctggcttccacacacacttactctctctctctctctctctctctcacacacacacacacacacacacacacacacacacatacatgcgctCCCCTCTCCACACACCAAGAGGAAATAGCACCAACACtgctgcatttcttcttttccccAGGGGCAGAGCAATTATTCAAGTATTTCGCAGCTTCTAAAATTTCCATCAAAGGAAAACCAGGGCACGCAACGCTGCTCTTCCGTTCAGTCACCCACAGAACCGTGCTGGAGCGAGGGTGTGGCTCTGGCAAGGTGCACACTGTACTTTGACCAGCAAGTGCATTTCAACACAATAGATAAGGGGATGACATTTGTCCCTCGAGGGCAGCTGGCCTTTGTGGTTTGGTGGGTAATTCGGGCACCAGTGGCTGTTCACCATCTGCAATACtatgcgcgcgctctctctctctgcagaggTTGTCAATCAGGacaaaaagtaagaaaatgaTGGGAATGCTTTCAGAACCATCTAGCGACAAGGATCAGTCAGTGGGCAGGTTTTGGGGGGATGCAGGAAGACATAAGGGGCCAGGGCCATCCAGGCTGCATGGTGGTGGTGTGTCCTCTGAAGAGCTGTGGGCATGGCAGGCTcctgaaaggaaagggaaggcagAGGCCACAGGGCGGGGCGAGTGGAGCCTGGTCCACACTGCAGCGCTTCCTTCTGCACTTCCTGGTCCCGCAGGCTTTCCTGGGGCACGTTGTACATCAGAGCACAGTAGACGGCGCACACTGCACGTGCTGCCTTACATAGCCCTCCACATGATGGACCTTTAGCCACATAGTTCTTGTAGCTGGGAACTCAAGATGAAGGTGATGGCTGGTCCCTTCTGAGGCTGTGTGAGAGATCTGCTCTGGTCTCTCCTCACTTTCTGGTTGCTAGTGACTTCAGCGTGCCTTGGTGGTGACTTTCAGTGGCGTGTTTCGGCTTCTCTTCTGCCCTCCTCTTCACCAGCACCTCCTTGGGAGTTTCTCTGTCCGAACTTCTTAgcttttgttgttgctactgttactgttgttgttggtggtggtggtgatggtggtgggagtgcaaacttgcacAACCACTAAGGACATCAATATGGAGAATtctggaaaagatgaaaatagagctgccaactgacccagctattcttctactaggcatttaccctaaaggctccacattTCATTGCAGAGATGGTTGTTCAACCATGgctatagctgttcaattcacagTAGCTGAGAATTGGAATCAAGCTTCCCGTCTTACAAGGACACTCGTCATGCTGGGCTAAAGACCTGCCTTAACGTCCTCAATTGATCTAATTTTATCTGCAGCAATCGTATCTCCAAGTCAGGTCACACTATGAGATCAAGCATGAAAACTTGGGGCAGGCACAATTCAGCCCATGAAAGATCTTTCCTAACTCTCTGCATCAGTGCAGACAGATGTGTGTCCCACTGAACACAGCCATCTGTCTTATTCCTCAGCAGAGGTATGGCAAAATACGGAGACAGAAATCACCTCTCCCTCACCTCTCCTCCTGGAGCTACCAGTCCTGTGGCTTTGTCTCCCTCAGGGGCTGCCCTTGTCCCGTGGTCTGGATGGCCGGTCACTGTGTCCACACTCAAGCTAACAGACCTACAGAGTATGGGACACTCCTTTTTCCTTGGGGTCTAAAGGAGCCTTTGCATGGCATCCTTTCCCTCTCAACTAAGAAAATCATAGACCATGGCCGCGCCGGAGTGAGGGCAATGCCACTCACTGTCACAGTGTCCAGATCATTTGCTCCATAACGATCTTCTCAATTTATAATCATGTATGTATCCACTTGTTTAGCATATCACCTCAACTTTGTGAAGTCCAGAATTAGGTTTGTTTCTTTTCCCTATAAGATACTCAGGGCCCAGCACACTTCTGGGGACAGACGGATCCTTGAAAGCTATGCCTGACTGAAGGAatgattagaaagaaagagagaaagtgggggagggaagaaggaaggtgggaaagaggaaggaagagaagaaaagaacagaggaaaagaaagaagggagggaggaggagagaagcagGGGGAGGGAAAGCGGAAgggtgggagagggaaaaggggaaggaggaaTGGACTATGGAGTCATTTTATatagctctccaggtcccattcaCTCCCCCAGTCCCTTGTTGCCTTGTTCTCTGAAGGGTGCTTCAGGGGTCCCCATGGGACCCCATGAGGATGGTGGGCTTTGTTGTATAAGCAGTGGGAATGATGACATTGTTTATGAAGAAGAGTGACGTGTGCGCCATCTTGTTTTCCGAGGATGGGGCCGGCTTGGCTGTGGCTGCTGGGAGCTGAGATTCTGGCCTCAGTTCACTGTCAGCTGTTTTCCGCCCATGGAGAGAAGAGTCTGGAGGAACTTTCCATGCCCAGCCACCAGCGACTAGAGCCAGGCCCAGCCTACCACAAAGTCACACCCACCATTACCAGTTTTGCTTTGCATTTGTATAAGCAACTGGCCACCAAGACACCAGGAAACATCCTTTTCTCCCCAGTGAGCCTCTCCAGTACCCTGGCCCTGCTGTCTCTTGGGGCCCATGGTGACACTCGGACTCAGATCCTGCAGGGCCTGGGCTTCAACCTCACAGAGACCCCAGAAGCTGACATCCACCGGGGCTTCCAGAGCCTTCTGAGTACCCTTGACCTGCCCAGCCCCAAACTGGAACTGAAGGTGGGGCACTCCCTGTTTCTCGACAAGCAGCTGAAACCCCAGCGGCAGTTCCTGGACAAGACCAGGGAGCTATATGGAGCCCTGGCCTTCTCTACCAACTTCACAGCTTGGGAGGCCACTGGAAGGCTGATCAGTGACTTGGTGAAGAAACAGACCTATGGGAGAGTGGTAGACTGCCTTCCAGACTTCAGCCACGATACGCTTGTGGTTCTCACGAACTACCTCTTCTTCAAAGGTGAGGTCTTCCCAACACAAGTACTGCCCCACTGGGCAAGTAACTGCCCTGTCTTCAGGCCAGCAAGATCCTGTCTAGCCTCTTGGTCAGTGCTAGACTCTCAGGAAGTCTATGGCAGTGGCAGCTTCCAAACCATGTGTAGCTCACGAGCCTTGTGGGTTGGGAATAAGTAACAGATGACCCAGTGCAGAGGGATGGTGGGGCTCTTCCTATGCAGGTATGAGGACCACAGAGCCTCGAAAGGGACCTCCAtccaggaacagagagagaggatgcattCCTGAAGGGCCtggtggtccacacctgtaatcccaacacccaggaggctgaggcgaaAGGATTACAAATTGAGGTGATTGGCCTGGACtataaaggaggaaaggaagggagggggaaagaagggaagagggagagtaGAAGTCAAAGAGGGAGGACAATTCTGGCTACATGTTAGGAGGCTCTCAACTCTAGCAAGCACAGaggtttccatgaaaaaaaaaaaaaaaacagctatggCTTGAGAAATAGAATCAACAATGTTTGGTCACGGATTGGGTGTGAACACAGGAACAGGCTGACCCAGTCCCTTCCCACTGTCCCCAGGCCCAGTTTTGTCAAGAAAGGGGCCAGTTGCAAAAAGTATAAGCATAGCTCTTACTGGTGTGGACAGAACTGTGGCCAACAGTTTGTGTGGTCTAATTATATCAACTTCGGCTCTTGTACTGCATACCACCTTCTACACACTgaattattttcccttttctgCTTGAACATTCAGGAGTTAGAGGGTGGATGAATGAGCTCATGAGCACATATCCatgtgttatttgtttgtttagttgcTTAGTTAGTTTCTGAGGCAGGACCTTGTAACATACTCTAGGCTCCAAgtcatgaccctcctgcctcctgagggctgggcttCCAGGATGCCCTTCCAAGCTAGCCTTGAGCCTCCCCACGGGCACTTCTCTAGAGGCACGGGCAGAGAGCACTGGCACCACGTTTACACACGCCTGGGCTGTGCGGCCAGAATCCAGCCATGACCCGAGCCCACACTTCATGGCTCTGCAAGTCCACTTAGCTAAGAACACAAAAACCATTAGAGCCATGAGCTCCAATTCTGGGGACTCGATCTCATGGCTCCTGTTACATGCTCAGAGGGAAGCCATCACCCCAGGGTGGGCGTGGCTGGTGCAGACCTGCTCCGCGTTTCTCTCTTGCACATGTGCCGTGCCGTTTTTCTGTCCTCAGCCAAGTGGAAGCATCCTTTTGACCGCTACCAGACCCGGAAGCAGGATGGCTTCTCCACAAATGAGAGGCCCATGCCCCGCATCCCCATGATGCAGCAGAGGGAAATGCACAGGTTCCTGTATGACCACGAGGCGGCCTGCACTGTCCTCCAGATCGAGTACAGCGGCAatgctctgctgctgctggtccTCCCAGACCCCGGGAAAATGCGACAGGTGG
The nucleotide sequence above comes from Jaculus jaculus isolate mJacJac1 chromosome 7, mJacJac1.mat.Y.cur, whole genome shotgun sequence. Encoded proteins:
- the Serpina11 gene encoding serpin A11, translating into MGPAWLWLLGAEILASVHCQLFSAHGEKSLEELSMPSHQRLEPGPAYHKVTPTITSFALHLYKQLATKTPGNILFSPVSLSSTLALLSLGAHGDTRTQILQGLGFNLTETPEADIHRGFQSLLSTLDLPSPKLELKVGHSLFLDKQLKPQRQFLDKTRELYGALAFSTNFTAWEATGRLISDLVKKQTYGRVVDCLPDFSHDTLVVLTNYLFFKAKWKHPFDRYQTRKQDGFSTNERPMPRIPMMQQREMHRFLYDHEAACTVLQIEYSGNALLLLVLPDPGKMRQVEAALQPEVLRRWGQLFLPSLLDLHLPRFSVSGTYNLEEVLPHLGLSNLFNTEADLSGIMGQLNKTISLVSHRAVVEMNEKGTEAAAASGLVASQPLSLNMTAAPHAHFNRPFLLLLWEVTTQSLLFLGKVVNPAAG